The DNA region GAACTGGCTCATCTCGCCAAGAATTTTTTGGTGCTCCTCAAAGTGTTCAAAATAGCCTTGAAAATTAAGCTCTTTCATAATGCGCTCTTCATTGGCAAAATGCTCTTTGGTATGGTGAATCAGCGCGCTAAATGATTCAGTAAAATGAGAGTAGTCAAAAGTGCTGAGCAATTCATCACACTCTGCATGGTAAACATCAAGTTCGGGACAGTTGAGGCTGAGCATCTTTCACTCCTTTTTAAGACAGTATAGCCTTTTTGAGGGGGAAAGCGTCACATTTAGGTGTTTATTTTTTATTTTTCTACTCTTTTTAAGATGGTTTGAACAAGGCAATCCGCAAAAGTAGTGTAGTATTTAGGGTGTTCAAGCACTTAAATGATGTGAGTTATCTGCAAGGTCACGTTAAGACCACCCATACGAATATTTCGGTTTATTCTTAGGGGTACGCAAGGGATTTTCAGGTTTTGAAAAAATGCTTTGAAAGTGCCTAAAATATGGGCTTTGTGGCGGACAGAGAGGGATTTGAAAAAACCTTACCCTTTTTTAGTGCATTTCAATCTTTATATTTTCGTTGTTTGATAGGTTTTTTTCTTTTTCTTTCTTAACCTCTGTAAATTTTTTTGGTTCGATTTCCTTCATTTTTACTGTTGTTTTTATTGGTTCTTTTTTAATTTCATTTGGTGTTTGATAGAGTGAAAAACCTATTATAAAAATGATTATATAAATTACTGTATTGATTGGTCTTATTTTAATTTTTGTTACATAACTTAGTATGCTTAAAATTGCGATTGCTATTAAAAATATAAGAATTAATTCTTCAATACCTTTTGAATTTGATATTGATTGAAACATGCCTTGTGTGATTGTTTTTTCATTCATTTATAATATCCTATACTCGTTGATGTCCCAGGGTGTATTTCTTCTTCCTCTTGTATTTTTTGAGTAGGTATTTGTTTTTGAGGAGTTTGTTGAGACATAAGATTAATGGTAGTTTCTTGTTTTGAGGGTTCTATTTTTGGTGGTGTAATGATAGGTTTATTTGAAATGATTTCTATATTTTTTGTCATTACTTGTTGAGAGGTTTCTTCTATTTTTTGTGTTTGGATTGGCTTTTGTAGGTCTGTAGTTGTTGTTTCTTCTTTTTTGAGTCTATCGTTAAATGCTTCATTGGGTTTTTTGTGAATACCGCTTAAATTCATTACAATAATATATCCTATCAAAAGAATAATTGGAATCAATGAAAGACGAGGCAATTTTTTATTATTCTTGTTTGTTAAAAACTTTCCATTAGCTTTTTCTTGGTATTTTTGTTTTCGATACTTTTCTATTAAATCTAATGAATCATCATCATAAAACACTTTTTAGCACCTTGTTGTATTTTATTTGATAATTTTATATTCCATTGAGCCTATGTAATAATAAGGTTTTTTGTCATGATCATCATATCTTGTCTTTAGCATAGAAAAATTTTGTCCTGCGCTTAGTTGTAAGTCATTAATACTTTTACTTTGTCCATCTAATGAAGCACTAAGATGTTTTATTAAAACTGTATCTGCAGACATGTTTGTAATAATGATTTCTCCGCTTAATGGTCCTTTATAAAAATACGCACATACTTTTTGATCTGGTAAATCACATGGTGGAATTGCATACATACTTGTGAGTAATCCAACAAGGATAAGTATTTTTTTCATTCTAGCCCCCTAGTTTGTTTGTGTAATATTAATATTATTTAGCTTTGAGTCATTTATTTTTTCTATATATTTTGTTCTTGTGCCAATTGAATTATAGCTTTTATTTTTCTTTATATTGGTGTGTATGAACATACTACTTCTTCAATAAGTGTTTCTATGTTGAATTAGCACAGTATTTGGGACACTCTAGCACTAAAATGATCTATGATGTTTATGTAAGTTATCTTCAAGGTCACTTTATGACCTTCAATACGAATATTTCAATTTATTCTTAGGGGTACGCAAGGGATTTCCAGGTTTTTAAAAAGTGCTTTGAAAGTGCCTAAAATAGGGGCTTGGTGGCGGACAGAGAGGGAGCATCGGACAAACTCTCTCAAAGTGCCTAAAATACGAGATTCCAAAGCCTCCACTGATTTAGCGGATAGCGATGGTGTCATAGTTTTTTCCTCCTAGTGTCACACTGTTTTTATGGGAAAATACTACATTAATAACCTTAATCTAACTTTATTTGATACCTATTTTTTAGAACATCAATATCATCATTATTAAAGAATGGTAGCTCTTTTAGTAGAACTTTTTGTGTGATTTCTGGTGGTAAACGATATTCAAATTGTAGCTGTGAAGTAGGGTGTTCACCTATGCTACAAAAGCACTGCAAAGGCTTTAAAGCGTTAAATTCAGAAGGTAGCACGATTCTTTTTAGCTTCTCTTCTTCCGTTTCGCTCACTCTCTCTGAATTGTCACCTCTCGAAATTGATTCACGCATTCTCTCGATTTCTTGTTCATTAAAGTAGCGTGAAAGCCATTCTGCGCCATCTGGTTCATTATATTGAAAGATGAACTTGTTAGATAAGTGCTGAAATAGCTCTCTCATTCCTTCTTTCTTAATTAGTTGCTCTAATTGTGGCAACGATTGAGTGGCTACTATTGCGGAATAACCAAAAGAACGGCTCTCAGCTAGAAAATTACCTAGCTCGCTTATTAGTTGTTTTCCGAGCTCATGGTTTCCATCACTGCCCAAGCTTTGAATTTCATCAAACATGAGAAAAATACGTCTATTGGAAGGCTGTGAAAGGCTTGTTCCACGTTTAAAAATTAGATTAATGAATAGTGAAAAATAGGTGGTATATGCACCTGCCATCTCTTTTGTGTTCACTATGAAAAGCCGTCTGT from Sulfurospirillum diekertiae includes:
- a CDS encoding bacteriohemerythrin, translated to MLSLNCPELDVYHAECDELLSTFDYSHFTESFSALIHHTKEHFANEERIMKELNFQGYFEHFEEHQKILGEMSQFLAMAMQGNTLFAKNYIKNGVADRLDLHIRNIDSQLALFIKSKS